One Gigantopelta aegis isolate Gae_Host chromosome 1, Gae_host_genome, whole genome shotgun sequence genomic region harbors:
- the LOC121369967 gene encoding serine-enriched protein-like isoform X1 has protein sequence MLFSNTSGLCDSLKYIITMSELCDVMFLVGKERVPVYGVKAILATRSRVLYQLILFHQRKMTDEASKKKSKSRRQTLGTHLTIPVPDYDIDVFRSLVTFLHCGKVKVDAKAVVGLLCAASEYELKDLSMACWDFVRRMKGQGQKDNLMTSASRYGTKKAAQKLIMEVCILIIFTLQDETLSLKTKSFKLFKYVFQVDVFMTKTFVLN, from the exons ATGCTGTTTAGCAACACGAGCGGTCTGTGTGACAGTCTCAAGTACATCATCACCATGTCggaattgtgtgacgtcatgtTCCTCGTCGGAAAAGAACGAGTCCCAGTTTACGGAGTTAAAGCCATCTTAGCCACACGAAGCAG aGTTCTGTACCAGTTGATACTGTTTCACCAGAGGAAAATGACAGACGAGGCATCGAAGAAGAAGTCAAAGTCCAGACGCCAGACCTTGGGAACTCATCTAACCATTCCAGTACCTGACTACGACATCGACGTCTTCCGCAGCTTGGTGACGTTTCTACATTGTGGGAAAGTGAAGGTGGACGCTAAAGCTGTTGTGG GTCTACTGTGTGCAGCCTCCGAGTACGAGTTGAAAGATCTGTCCATGGCATGCTGGGATTTTGTTCGACGGATGAAGGGTCAAGGTCAGAAAGACAACTTGATGACGTCAGCTTCCAGATATGGTACAAAGAAAGCGGCCCAGAAATTGATTATGGAGGtatgcattttaataatatttactcTTCAAGACGAAACGttgagtttaaaaacaaaatcttttaaactttttaaatatgttttccaaGTGGATGTTTTTATGACAAAGacctttgttttaaattaa
- the LOC121369967 gene encoding serine-enriched protein-like isoform X2 has translation MLFSNTSGLCDSLKYIITMSELCDVMFLVGKERVPVYGVKAILATRSRVLYQLILFHQRKMTDEASKKKSKSRRQTLGTHLTIPVPDYDIDVFRSLVTFLHCGKVKVDAKAVVGLLCAASEYELKDLSMACWDFVRRMKGQGQKDNLMTSASRYGTKKAAQKLIMEISKTAG, from the exons ATGCTGTTTAGCAACACGAGCGGTCTGTGTGACAGTCTCAAGTACATCATCACCATGTCggaattgtgtgacgtcatgtTCCTCGTCGGAAAAGAACGAGTCCCAGTTTACGGAGTTAAAGCCATCTTAGCCACACGAAGCAG aGTTCTGTACCAGTTGATACTGTTTCACCAGAGGAAAATGACAGACGAGGCATCGAAGAAGAAGTCAAAGTCCAGACGCCAGACCTTGGGAACTCATCTAACCATTCCAGTACCTGACTACGACATCGACGTCTTCCGCAGCTTGGTGACGTTTCTACATTGTGGGAAAGTGAAGGTGGACGCTAAAGCTGTTGTGG GTCTACTGTGTGCAGCCTCCGAGTACGAGTTGAAAGATCTGTCCATGGCATGCTGGGATTTTGTTCGACGGATGAAGGGTCAAGGTCAGAAAGACAACTTGATGACGTCAGCTTCCAGATATGGTACAAAGAAAGCGGCCCAGAAATTGATTATGGAG atTTCTAAAACCGCTGGCTGA